Proteins encoded by one window of Torulaspora delbrueckii CBS 1146 chromosome 2, complete genome:
- the YKU70 gene encoding ATP-dependent DNA helicase YKU70 (similar to Saccharomyces cerevisiae YKU70 (YMR284W); ancestral locus Anc_8.849), whose protein sequence is MSDVPSNEEFTPGKGYRRYDIHEGIIFCIELSNGMFDELPELNYKIQLIEILETLDQLMSQLVITRPSTGIGCYFFNCNRSDAKDGIYPFLPLKDVNAQTMKKLSDLLEDLQYERTTLRQFLPYDASKHTPLESLLELVREEFVKDVPDQKAFNNKKIFYFTDNDSPPEASDIDAKSRLRHLVNDLDDRFINFTTFFIGKPGLPFDEGFYSDILRLGATTKASDEFDGPNTTPISAAYIKSRVLRKQEIKRIMFQCPLILEEKSKFIVGVKGYTIISHEKPGVRYKLVYENEDIRQEAFSRRKYLNAKTGEEIKDGLTKVYPYGDLDIELSESDIAEIRNDYAGEESFLKVIGFQSTETCLHYYNNIEKATFVVPDEGRYEGSIRTLSSLFKNLRQKNKVAIVWGKLKSNSNPAIFFFVPSDEASPNEGFYLYRVPFLDELRRIPPMLISHGEIQDDDYENLKEATKKLINHFNLKNGFEPSEFKNPGLQKHFKILHDYLLQIEEEPEKDDVEWQRSKLLEEDDSLRRISQIRDKIDESANSKDPNKQKLSKYLAIWNSLYDKIFDQETAIADAPKTKKKGL, encoded by the coding sequence ATGTCAGATGTTCCATCTAACGAAGAGTTCACACCAGGAAAAGGGTACAGGAGGTATGACATACATGAGGGCATCATCTTTTGCATTGAACTCTCTAATGGAATGTTTGACGAATTGCCAGAATTGAACTATAAGATCCAATTGATTGAGATTCTCGAAACTTTGGACCAATTGATGAGTCAACTTGTTATCACCAGACCAAGTACAGGAATTGGCTGTTACTTCTTTAATTGTAATAGATCCGATGCAAAAGATGGAATATATCCTTTTCTGCCCTTGAAAGACGTAAACGCTCAAaccatgaagaaacttaGCGATTTACTGGAAGATTTACAATATGAACGAACCACACTTCggcaatttcttccttaTGATGCCTCGAAACATACTCCGTTGGAATCTCTCCTAGAGTTAGTTCGAGAAGAGTTTGTAAAAGATGTTCCAGACCAAAAGGCGTTTAATAACAAAAAGATTTTTTATTTCACCGACAATGATTCACCACCAGAAGCTTCAGATATTGATGCCAAATCAAGACTACGACATCTTGTGAACGATCTTGATGATAGGTTCATCAACTTCACAACCTTTTTCATCGGTAAGCCCGGCCTTCCCTTTGATGAGGGATTCTACTCAGATATCCTGCGACTAGGGGCTACCACTAAGGCAagtgatgaatttgatggacCTAATACAACACCCATTTCGGCAGCATATATAAAATCAAGGGTGCTCAGAAAACAAGAGATTAAGAGGATAATGTTCCAATGTCCACTTattttggaagaaaaatcgAAGTTCATTGTAGGTGTAAAGGGTTACACGATCATCAGTCATGAAAAACCAGGCGTACGGTATAAACTAGTCTATGAAAACGAAGATATCAGACAAGAGGCGTTTTCACGTAGAAAGTACCTCAATGCGAAGACGGGAGAAGAGATAAAGGACGGTTTAACAAAAGTATACCCTTACGGCGACCTAGATATCGAGCTGTCAGAAAGCGATATTGCAGAAATTAGAAATGATTATGCCGGAGAAGAATCCTTTCTTAAGGTGATAGGATTCCAATCAACCGAGACTTGTCTGCATTATTACAataacattgaaaaagcAACTTTTGTTGTTCCTGATGAGGGACGATACGAGGGCTCGATAAGAACATTATCTTCCCTGTTCAAAAACTTGAGACAGAAGAATAAAGTCGCGATAGTATGGGGTAAGCTTAAATCAAATTCGAATCCAGCcatatttttttttgttccaTCTGACGAAGCCAGTCCTAATGAAGGCTTTTATCTGTACAGAGTTCCATTCCTAGATGAGTTGAGAAGAATTCCACCCATGCTCATAAGTCATGGTGAAATTCAAGATGACGACTAcgagaatttgaaagaggctACAAAAAAATTAATCAATCATTTCaatctgaaaaatggaTTCGAACCTTCTGAGTTTAAGAATCCAGGCCTACAGAAgcatttcaagattttgCATGACTACTTACtacaaattgaagaagagcctgagaaagatgatgtTGAGTGGCAAAGATCAAAACTTTTAGAAGAGGATGATTCATTGAGGCGGATTTCACAAATTCGAGACAAGATAGACGAATCGGCCAATTCTAAAGATCCGAATAAGCAAAAACTCAGTAAATACTTGGCTATCTGGAATAGTCTCTACGAcaaaatttttgaccaGGAGACTGCAATTGCAGATGCTCCAAAGACGAAAAAAAAAGGGTTATAA
- the DSS1 gene encoding exoribonuclease II (similar to Saccharomyces cerevisiae DSS1 (YMR287C); ancestral locus Anc_8.853): MAVNYFRRSLHVSRTVLRSVRNGGRRPRLPNEELVIPAVPVEQESAELSPEDIERINLQFLSRTKDLEPGMEVKQLPQIGREFRDRFDARYYEPSKIWFEKNWLNRTKFSRKMLNAVPRKEDTKEVFQYKASALMAKPLDVGDLVLLKSHPSELSMCIDVPSSTKDPRYCFTTVDGSLKFGSRSLVLMRIPHSLPQELSKMAALLVREAKHGFEPIGTIKNQANETLVLPVIARQLVTSCVTQRISKSAWDQLPVTIKKLELLHRRLQDSTGPVPVPFFDLVMMIQSLDITKAISNRDGEPYIRDVIENSRTGSTSTIDSSCALATYWAIEAQQKNHLFGDIQISGALLSPVSVLILPFASQHLFYSELKEQLKSNGQEAIQEFSKLANKGKYTELTTRFPHIIQVLKGYAAGNLHNDEGIVSLIAAIFRKIDEFKDNDITRDACEKLLSRTLPQGTVENPIYANFTLGLPDSSARSRTQQQVYDLSKPASAQSTENRHDFKHLRVYCIDSEEAHEIDDGISIEDCGNGKYTLHIHIADPASLFPESESSEQSGINDEVLKVAAERCFTTYLPDVVSPMLPQTFTTVCDLGHQGKKTKTITFSVDVLVKDGAIKIFFDSYKIRLGLVSNFPKVTYETVDRYLSEPKNVNEEILYDLKLMHKIAEILREARIQKDGAIVFGSGFNQGLVAVSPVDQEISFFDQKESKSTLLVSEFMILANSLAGRFFAEKEIPGIFRTYQPLTLRGQADQEYERMKKSVKKGILPTTKDINMLSSLLNSSFYCEYPTAHAMIGASQYLTVTSPLRRFPDIINHLQIHRVLRNLPLCFTEDALSKMLWHIQLRDAALKKASAHQASYWTLKYIKNLIRDTPHQRFDVTITSVPQLNVARCVLANFPSARGVLKLKPSATNIPTVGDTVKGCKVSKIDCLDSLLELEL, from the coding sequence ATGGCTGTGAATTACTTTCGGAGGTCACTGCATGTGTCTCGTACGGTGCTGAGGTCTGTCAGAAATGGTGGGAGAAGACCCAGGCTGCCAAATGAAGAACTGGTTATACCGGCAGTGCCGGTGGAACAAGAAAGTGCTGAGCTAAGTCCTGAGGACATCGAAAGGATTAATTTACAGTTTTTGTCGCGAACTAAGGATCTAGAACCTGGAATGGAAGTTAAACAGTTACCTCAGATAGGGCGTGAGTTTCGTGATAGATTCGATGCGCGGTACTATGAGCCCTCTAAAATATGGTTCGAAAAGAACTGGCTTAATAGAACCAAATTTAGTAGGAAAATGCTTAATGCAGTACCTAGGAAGGAGGATACAAAGGAAGTGTTTCAATACAAAGCCAGTGCGTTAATGGCTAAGCCGTTAGATGTTGGAGACTTAGTCTTACTCAAGTCGCATCCTTCAGAGCTAAGTATGTGCATAGACGTTCCCTCTAGCACAAAGGATCCGCGTTACTGTTTCACAACGGTGgatggttctttgaagtttgGTTCCAGAAGTCTCGTTTTAATGCGCATTCCGCACTCTCTGCCCCAAGAGCTGTCTAAAATGGCGGCTCTGCTAGTGAGGGAGGCGAAACATGGATTCGAACCTATTGGAACTATCAAGAATCAAGCAAATGAGACTCTCGTGCTACCTGTGATAGCCCGACAACTTGTGACAAGCTGCGTTACGCAGcgtatttcaaaaagtgCTTGGGACCAACTACCAGTAACAATAAAAAAGCTAGAGCTTTTACACAGAAGACTTCAAGACTCTACTGGGCCCGTGCCAGTACCGTTTTTTGACCTTGTGATGATGATACAGTCACTGGATATTACGAAGGCGATCTCCAATAGGGATGGCGAGCCATACATACGAGATGTGATAGAGAACTCTAGGACCGGCTCCACATCTACGATCGACTCCTCGTGTGCATTGGCGACTTACTGGGCCATAGAGGCACAGCAAAAAAACCACCTATTCGGAGATATACAAATTAGCGGAGCGCTTCTTTCACCTGTATCGGTGTTGATCTTGCCATTTGCGTCTCAGCATCTTTTCTACTCCGAACTAAAGGAACAATTAAAGTCAAATGGTCAGGAGGCGATCCAGGAATTTAGCAAACTGGCCAACAAAGGGAAATACACCGAGTTAACTACAAGGTTCCCTCATATCATTCAAGTTCTAAAAGGTTATGCTGCGGGGAATTTGCACAATGATGAGGGAATTGTGTCTTTAATAGCGGCTATCTTTAGGAAAATTGACGAGTTTAAAGACAACGACATCACTAGAGATGCGTGTGAAAAACTGCTGTCCAGAACATTGCCCCAAGGTACAGTTGAAAATCCGATATATGCCAATTTCACCCTGGGTTTACCAGACAGCTCAGCCAGAAGTCGAACACAGCAACAAGTCTACGACCTTTCTAAACCAGCTTCTGCCCAATCTACTGAAAACAGACATGACTTTAAGCACCTGCGCGTTTACTGTATCGACTCCGAGGAGGCTCACgagattgatgatggtATATCGATCGAAGACTGTGGCAACGGGAAATATACGCTGCATATACACATTGCAGACCCTGCTTCGCTTTTCCCAGAGAGTGAATCAAGCGAGCAAAGTGGCatcaatgatgaagtaCTCAAGGTAGCAGCCGAGAGGTGTTTCACTACCTATTTGCCTGATGTAGTGAGTCCGATGTTACCTCAGACTTTTACTACAGTATGTGACCTTGGCCACCAAGGTAAAAAAACAAAGACTATCACTTTCTCCGTCGATGTTCTGGTCAAAGATGGAGCTATTAAGATATTCTTCGACAGTTATAAGATAAGGTTAGGCCTGGTATCCAATTTCCCCAAGGTAACCTATGAAACAGTAGACAGATACTTGAGCGAGCCGAAAAACGttaatgaagaaattctttaTGACCTAAAGCTGATGCACAAGATTGCAGAAATTTTGAGAGAGGCCAGAATTCAAAAGGATGGTGCCATTGTATTTGGAAGTGGGTTCAATCAGGGACTCGTCGCAGTGTCTCCagttgatcaagaaatctcCTTCTTCGATCAGAAAGAATCAAAATCAACACTGCTCGTCTCAGAGTTTATGATTCTAGCGAACAGTTTAGCTGGGCGTTTTTTTGCAGAGAAGGAGATTCCTGGTATATTCAGAACGTATCAACCACTAACCTTACGAGGCCAAGCCGACCAGGAGTAcgaaagaatgaagaagagcgTCAAGAAAGGCATACTACCTACCACCAAAGATATAAATATGTTGTCTTCACTGCTTAACTCCAGTTTCTACTGCGAATATCCCACTGCCCATGCCATGATCGGTGCTTCGCAATACCTGACTGTTACTTCTCCATTGCGTAGGTTCCCAGACATCATCAATCATCTACAAATCCACAGGGTACTAAGAAACTTACCATTGTGCTTCACGGAAGATGCACTCAGTAAGATGCTATGGCATATACAACTCAGAGACgcagctttgaaaaaggcTTCTGCCCACCAAGCATCCTACTGGACGttgaaatatatcaaaaatctcatcaGAGATACTCCTCATCAACGCTTCGACGTTACAATCACCTCAGTGCCCCAGCTAAACGTCGCCAGATGCGTTCTTGCCAACTTTCCATCTGCTCGCGGAGTCCTCAAATTGAAGCCAAGTGCTACTAATATTCCAACAGTCGGTGATACCGTGAAAGGATGCAAAGTGAGCAAGATTGACTGTCTCGACAGCTTGTTGGAATTGGAGCTTTGA
- the TDEL0B00170 gene encoding uncharacterized protein: MSSIQTPEKKDITNVSVNPEVDEASGSVEVVTSNVGFDKKHAVGADLFEELLESDLTEDLDYAKVRRKIDCWLLPVLCVTYMLQFLDKLSLNYASAYNLKEDLKLTGNDYGDIAAIFNAGYMVGTIPGNWLIQRVPVAKFTGCALLVWSVLLIGHIGARNYSDMMALRFLLGVMEATISPSNMMMCGMFYNKQEQPFRMCTFLSMNGVATMVGALLSYGLGHSTSTSLKPWQLIFMVIGLINFAWGFLFLYLAPDSPANARFLDHDEKLKVINRVSKNQMGIKDRAFKFSQALEALKDPNAIILALIGLGCGVVNGGTSNFISSLIKGFGFSGLNATVLQLPTGAIEFVCVFAAGMLAISTKKNIRTFLLFLLCIPTLAGLIGIHLIPLQHKWALVGCCWLLYIIGGPVIMCWILINVTTAGSSKMTSTKTMWFLMYTAGNIVGSKIMYANEAPKYISGMKGLISSYGGMMFLSIVYACLMFYRNRTRDRKYGKLTPETEREGVINGFKDMTDFENKYFRYAY, from the coding sequence ATGTCGAGCATACAAACTCCcgagaagaaagacatAACTAATGTCTCTGTCAATCCTGAAGTAGACGAGGCATCTGGATCCGTTGAGGTCGTTACTTCAAACGTAGGTTTTGACAAGAAGCATGCAGTCGGCGCCGATTTATTCGAAGAATTGCTGGAAAGTGATCTCACTGAAGATTTAGATTATGCTAAggtgagaagaaagattgattgTTGGTTGCTACCTGTCCTGTGTGTCACATATATGCTGCAATTCTTAGATAAGTTGTCCCTTAACTATGCGTCTGCGTATaacttgaaagaagatcttAAGTTGACAGGAAATGATTACGGTGATATAGCGGCAATCTTCAATGCAGGTTACATGGTAGGAACCATTCCTGGTAATTGGCTCATCCAGAGGGTGCCTGTCGCGAAATTCACTGGATGCGCCCTGCTAGTGTGGTCTGTATTACTTATTGGCCATATTGGTGCTAGGAATTATTCCGATATGATGGCTTTGAGATTCTTGCTGGGAGTTATGGAAGCAACGATTTCTCCATCAAATATGATGATGTGTGGTATGTTCTATAACAAGCAAGAACAACCATTCAGAATGTGTACTTTTCTCTCAATGAATGGTGTGGCAACAATGGTAGGTGCTCTTTTATCGTATGGTCTGGGCCATTCCACTAGCACAAGCTTGAAGCCATGGCAACTAATTTTCATGGTCATTGGGCTAATCAATTTTGCATGGGGGTTCCTCTTTCTGTATTTGGCACCGGACTCTCCAGCAAATGCTAGGTTCTTGGATCATgatgagaaattgaaggtaATTAATAGAGTCTCCAAGAATCAAATGGGTATCAAAGATAGGGCGTTCAAATTCTCCCAAGCGTTAGAGGCGCTAAAAGACCCAAATGCAATCATCTTGGCACTAATCGGTTTGGGCTGTGGTGTTGTGAATGGTGGTACTTCTAACTTCATTTCGTCACTGATCAAAGGGTTTGGTTTCTCTGGTTTGAACGCAACTGTCTTGCAATTGCCAACTGGCGCTATTGAATTCGTATGTGTCTTCGCTGCTGGTATGCTGGCCATTTCCACTAAGAAGAACATAAGAACCTTCCTATTATTCCTACTATGCATCCCCACATTGGCAGGTTTGATCGGTATCCACCTCATCCCCTTGCAGCACAAATGGGCTTTAGTAGGTTGCTGCTGGCTTCTATACATTATTGGGGGGCCAGTCATCATGTGCTGgatcttgatcaatgtcACCACGGCCGGATCTTCTAAAATGACCAGTACTAAAACCATGTGGTTCTTGATGTACACTGCTGGTAACATCGTGGGTTCCAAGATCATGTATGCAAACGAAGCTCCAAAATACATCTCAGGTATGAAGGGATTGATATCATCTTATGGAGGAATGATGTTCCTTTCCATAGTGTATGCATGCTTAATGTTTTACAGGAACAGAACGAGAGATCGCAAATATGGTAAACTAACACCTGAAACCGAGAGAGAAGGTGTCATTAATGGTTTCAAGGATATGACCGATTTCGAGAACAAGTATTTTAGGTATGCCTATTAG
- the TDEL0B00210 gene encoding uncharacterized protein (similar to Saccharomyces cerevisiae YML119W; ancestral locus Anc_8.852), producing MINSATNLSHPTEGEPKHRFTSKISSPTKRTLNNKNYLAEDAPAYHFKPNLEEELNDKLKISSLEVPADFKKDENLEPLPQRQQGFPNRNYKNILETNGMPLRHGYPYQPRHDTISSAPDYRTRLSPTKNSKATNSKSRNPRCKEKNDASQVPTLNKLEKDKIIASRYFSPPIDLRKMKRADGKLRPIIYVTSSGSKNLTNSKIYRLTVPLMTCDESHQVVRDEIENNRHRYRQTQPLHRNQAPADDFGETVPNLRNTKKTATLRRPLLAGSSLNDSFDLSFDGKALDRSDIFRMVDSFSVAQSDDEPEEDNNNSSNLHSKNVLPAEMTSSAF from the coding sequence ATGATCAACAGTGCTACAAATTTATCACATCCTACTGAGGGCGAACCTAAGCACAGGTttacttcaaaaatatcCTCGCCCACTAAGAGAACTCTGAATAATAAGAACTATCTCGCGGAAGATGCGCCTGCATATCATTTCAAGCCCAACCTAGAGGAAGAGCTAaatgataaattgaagatatcgTCTTTAGAAGTGCCTGCTGACTTCAAGAAGGATGAGAATCTAGAGCCCTTACCCCAAAGACAGCAAGGATTCCCCAATAGAAATTATAAAAATATTTTAGAAACCAATGGAATGCCATTGAGACACGGGTATCCTTATCAGCCACGCCATGATACTATATCGTCTGCGCCCGACTATAGAACTAGACTGTCCCCCACAAAGAACTCCAAAGCTACAAATTCGAAGTCTAGGAATCCTCGCTgtaaagaaaaaaatgacGCTTCCCAAGTACCGACCTTAAACAAGCTAGAGAAGGATAAAATCATTGCATCTCGATACTTTTCGCCACCAATTGATCTGcgaaagatgaagagagccGATGGGAAACTCAGACCAATAATTTATGTGACTTCGAGTGGATCAAAGAATCTTACCAACTCTAAAATTTACAGACTCACAGTTCCCTTAATGACATGCGACGAAAGCCATCAGGTGGTTAGAGATGAGATTGAGAATAACAGACACAGATACCGCCAAACACAACCATTGCATCGCAATCAAGCTCCTGCTGATGACTTTGGGGAGACAGTACCAAATCTGCGAAACACAAAGAAAACTGCTACTTTAAGAAGACCTTTACTGGCGGGTTCTTCATTGAACGACAGCTTCGACTTAAGTTTTGACGGGAAAGCTCTTGATCGAAGTGATATTTTCCGCATGGTGGACTCTTTCAGTGTGGCTCAATCGGATGACGagccagaagaagataataATAACAGTTCCAACCTTCACTCCAAAAACGTTCTACCGGCTGAAATGACAAGCTCTGCTTTTTAA
- the MRPL33 gene encoding mitochondrial 54S ribosomal protein uL30m (similar to Saccharomyces cerevisiae MRPL33 (YMR286W); ancestral locus Anc_8.851), with amino-acid sequence MAFYKITLARSVIGTPHTTKSIVKSLGLGKTGSIVYKQVTPACAGALAKVKELVKVEVTENKLSKEEQRELRKSNPGFIVEKRQLL; translated from the coding sequence ATGGCTTTTTATAAGATAACGCTTGCCAGATCCGTAATAGGCACACCCCATACTACGAAGAGTATCGTTAAGAGCCTGGGCCTAGGAAAGACTGGGTCCATAGTCTACAAGCAAGTGACACCTGCGTGTGCGGGTGCTCTGGCCAAGGTTAAGGAACTGGTCAAGGTAGAGGTTACTGAAAAcaagctttcaaaagaagagcagAGGGAGTTGAGGAAATCGAATCCCGGATTTATTGTGGAAAAGAGGCAGTTGCTGTGA
- the NGL2 gene encoding RNA exonuclease (similar to Saccharomyces cerevisiae NGL3 (YML118W) and NGL2 (YMR285C); ancestral locus Anc_8.850) gives MADEKASCSEHVNQHGDQTKKHGKKGKNRNPRKEMSPEHVAKVRAEREAARKAKREEMLAKGMDPDHPPELQFIKRPLLTLHEDEPIEGLSFKLLTYNCLAQALIRRKLFPDSGDSLKWFRRSKVLQYEFKHYNADVLCLQEIDYIQYQQFWKDELDKLGYDTQFYKQPCKNHGVSIAWKRHLFQLTDRMLIDYDKESSGKIEKRTLTHNSGLILALKFTDAAKQSCPHIRKSGILVGTSHLFWHPFGTYERTRQCYVVLKKMKEFMKRVNVLQNNNDGNLSHWVPFFCGDFNSQPFDTPYLSMTSKPVEYTGRAKTVVECSTSYTFSKLRNGEEDAEDEEGGNIEKFGKDQPQTPVPETFDATPEQQKLVEEMQELHNSIDMRAISLYAVGYGEVHPENSGIDNDRGEPEMSNWANTWRGLLDYILLITQWDSSDRKKVDSLETFEKENSLKLRGLLRMPPASEMSHHGQPHEGEYASDHLSMMCTIELTA, from the coding sequence ATGGCTGACGAAAAGGCTTCATGTAGCGAGCACGTCAACCAACATGGTGACCAGACGAAGAAACATGGAAAGAAAGGGAAGAACAGGAATCCTCGGAAGGAAATGTCGCCTGAGCATGTGGCAAAAGTTAGAGCGGAGAGAGAGGCGGCTAGGAAAGCTAAAAGGGAGGAGATGCTTGCCAAGGGAATGGACCCCGATCATCCACCTGAGCTACAATTTATTAAGAGGCCGTTATTGACATTGCACGAGGATGAGCCCATAGAGGGACTCAGTTTCAAGCTGTTGACTTACAATTGCCTGGCACAGGCTTTGATTAGAAGGAAACTGTTTCCAGATAGTGGCGACTCTTTAAAATGGTTTCGCCGATCCAAAGTCTTACAGTATGAGTTTAAACACTACAATGCTGACGTTCTGTGCCTTCAGGAGATAGATTACATCCAGTACCAGCAGTTTTGGAAAGACGAACTCGACAAACTGGGATATGACACACAGTTTTACAAGCAGCCATGCAAGAATCATGGTGTCTCAATTGCTTGGAAACGTCATCTTTTCCAGCTTACCGACCGAATGCTGATAGATTATGACAAAGAGTCTTCTGGCAAGATTGAGAAGAGAACTCTTACACATAATAGTGGTCTAATTCTGGCATTGAAGTTTACTGACGCGGCAAAACAGTCATGTCCTCATATTCGCAAGTCCGGTATCTTAGTTGGAACCAGTCATCTCTTCTGGCATCCGTTCGGTACCTATGAGAGGACTAGACAGTGTTATGTTGTActaaagaagatgaaagagtTTATGAAAAGAGTTAACGTGCTGCAGAATAACAATGATGGAAACCTTTCTCACTGGGTACCATTCTTTTGTGGTGATTTCAATTCACAGCCATTTGACACACCATATTTATCAATGACATCAAAGCCTGTGGAATACACTGGGAGAGCTAAGACTGTCGTAGAGTGTAGTACATCCTATACGTTTTCGAAACTCagaaatggagaagaagatgctgaagacgaagaaggtggtaatattgaaaagtttggCAAGGATCAACCACAGACACCCGTACCTGAGACCTTCGATGCCACTCCTGAACAACAAAAATTGGTCGAAGAAATGCAAGAGTTGCACAACTCAATCGATATGAGAGCCATTTCGTTGTATGCAGTAGGATACGGAGAAGTACATCCTGAAAATTCAGGCATTGATAATGATCGTGGTGAGCCTGAAATGTCTAACTGGGCCAATACGTGGCGAGGGTTGCTGGATTACATACTCCTAATTACTCAGTGGGATTCCTCTGACAGGAAAAAAGTTGACTCGCTGGAGacatttgagaaagagaacTCATTAAAGCTAAGAGGCTTATTACGGATGCCGCCTGCCAGCGAAATGTCGCACCATGGGCAACCGCACGAAGGAGAATATGCCAGTGACCACTTATCGATGATGTGCACAATCGAACTAACAGCCTAA